The following are encoded in a window of Streptomyces sp. SAT1 genomic DNA:
- a CDS encoding ATP-binding protein codes for MTAATTPWEYCLYIPNDPRAVTVSRRTLRLALTLHGLIRLVDTAELLAAELVSNAVRHTKGPAALRLRWAVGVLRISAWDTDPAPPEPPLPPDRVTDLEGGRGLALVKACADLWGWQPLAREGNRGKVVWCELSTAA; via the coding sequence ATCACGGCAGCCACCACTCCCTGGGAGTACTGCCTCTACATCCCCAACGACCCGCGCGCGGTCACAGTCAGCCGCCGCACCCTGCGCCTGGCCCTCACCCTGCACGGCCTGATCCGGCTCGTGGACACCGCCGAACTCCTCGCCGCAGAGCTGGTCTCGAACGCCGTACGGCACACGAAGGGCCCGGCGGCGCTGCGCCTGCGCTGGGCGGTGGGCGTACTGCGGATCAGCGCGTGGGACACCGACCCCGCGCCCCCGGAGCCTCCCCTGCCACCGGACCGGGTGACAGACCTGGAGGGCGGTCGCGGCCTCGCCCTGGTCAAGGCGTGCGCCGACCTGTGGGGCTGGCAGCCTCTGGCTAGGGAGGGCAACCGGGGGAAGGTCGTCTGGTGCGAACTCTCCACCGCGGCTTAA
- a CDS encoding helix-turn-helix domain-containing protein → MGTRREPAARQLRLATELRRLRDAAGLSSRQAAELLGVNSVQISQIEAGTTGVSEERLRRLAAHYACTDQALVDALAAFATDRTRGWWEEYRGRLPTSFLDLSELEHHATFRWDVDFLHVPGLLQTEDYARALFACRVPQPPGEEVELRVEHRMRRRVIIEEPSPVPYDVLVHEAALRIKVGGRAASRVQLARILELSEADHVSVRVIPFELDDFADVTAAMVYAGGVVPRLDTVVRDGPHGALFIDSEAQLAVFRALFRRVETVSLGPERSRDLIHRLAKEL, encoded by the coding sequence ATGGGAACCAGGCGTGAACCGGCGGCGCGCCAACTACGTCTGGCGACGGAGTTGCGCCGACTCCGGGACGCGGCCGGCCTCAGCTCGCGCCAGGCCGCGGAGCTGCTAGGCGTCAACTCCGTACAGATCAGCCAGATCGAGGCGGGCACCACCGGCGTGAGCGAGGAGCGCTTGCGGCGCCTCGCCGCCCACTACGCGTGCACGGACCAGGCACTCGTCGACGCGTTGGCCGCCTTCGCGACCGACCGGACGCGCGGCTGGTGGGAGGAGTACCGCGGGCGTCTGCCCACCTCGTTCCTGGACCTGTCCGAGCTGGAGCACCACGCCACCTTCCGGTGGGACGTGGACTTCCTGCACGTACCGGGGCTTCTCCAGACGGAGGACTACGCGCGGGCGCTCTTCGCCTGCCGGGTCCCACAACCGCCTGGCGAGGAGGTGGAGTTGCGTGTGGAACACCGAATGCGGCGCCGCGTCATCATCGAGGAACCATCGCCCGTCCCGTATGACGTACTGGTCCATGAGGCGGCGTTGCGCATCAAGGTCGGCGGCCGGGCAGCCTCGCGCGTCCAACTCGCCCGCATCCTTGAGCTCTCGGAGGCGGACCACGTCAGTGTGCGGGTGATTCCTTTCGAACTGGACGACTTCGCCGACGTCACCGCCGCCATGGTGTACGCGGGCGGTGTGGTGCCACGCTTGGACACTGTCGTACGGGATGGTCCGCACGGCGCGCTCTTCATCGACTCCGAGGCCCAACTTGCCGTCTTCCGAGCGCTTTTCCGTAGGGTGGAGACCGTCTCACTCGGCCCGGAGCGGTCGCGTGACCTCATCCACAGGCTGGCTAAGGAGCTGTGA